The following proteins are encoded in a genomic region of Brachypodium distachyon strain Bd21 chromosome 1, Brachypodium_distachyon_v3.0, whole genome shotgun sequence:
- the LOC100828466 gene encoding tetraspanin-18 isoform X2: MARRPQNGGCVRCCLGFLLKFLAFLQAFAAVSALLYAAWILSRWSRHHHLHLHHLLPDLWFACAVMAAGLFYCALLLAGYVAAEINSGCCLCFYTALAMAMMLVEAAFASQIFLNQQWIQDLPYDRTGELNNLVSFVQNNLDVCKWAAIATLATQALSLFLAMVLRAMVSTTNVDYDSDEDFVVIRRPLLLAQGAPAYLPTTTDATGVHPDLWSSRMRQKPWSVGTK, from the exons ATGGCTCGTCGTCCTCAGAACGGCGGATGCGTCCGCTGCTGCCTCGGCTTCCTGCTCAAGTtcctcgccttcctccaggccttcgccgccgtctccgccctCCTCTACGCCGCCTGGATCCTCTCCCGCTGGtcccgccaccaccacctccacctccaccacctcctccccgACCTCTG GTTCGCGTGCGCCGTCATGGCAGCCGGCCTCTTCTactgcgccctcctcctcgccggatACGTCGCCGCCGAGATCAACAGCGGATGCTGCCTATGCTTC TACACCGCCTTGGCGATGGCCATGATGCTCGTTGAAGCGGCTTTCGCCTCCCAGATCTTCCTCAACCAACAATGGATCCAG GATCTGCCGTATGACCGCACCGGAGAACTCAACAACCTCGTTTCCTTCGTCCAGAACAATCTCGATGTCTGCAAGTGGGCTGCTATTGCAACTCTTGCTACACAG GCACTCTCGCTTTTCTTGGCAATGGTTTTACGAGCCATGGTTTCCACCACCAATGTCGACTATGACAGTGATGAAGACTTTGTGGTCATCAGGAGGCCGCTTCTTCTTGCCCAAGGTGCTCCAGCTTATCTACCAACGACCACCGACGCTACAGGCGTCCATCCGGACCTATGGAGCTCCAGAATGAGACAAAAG CCCTGGTCGGTCGGGACAAAGTAG
- the LOC100828466 gene encoding tetraspanin-18 isoform X1 encodes MARRPQNGGCVRCCLGFLLKFLAFLQAFAAVSALLYAAWILSRWSRHHHLHLHHLLPDLWFACAVMAAGLFYCALLLAGYVAAEINSGCCLCFYTALAMAMMLVEAAFASQIFLNQQWIQDLPYDRTGELNNLVSFVQNNLDVCKWAAIATLATQALSLFLAMVLRAMVSTTNVDYDSDEDFVVIRRPLLLAQGAPAYLPTTTDATGVHPDLWSSRMRQKYGLNSSDYTYNTLDQNAVPPQ; translated from the exons ATGGCTCGTCGTCCTCAGAACGGCGGATGCGTCCGCTGCTGCCTCGGCTTCCTGCTCAAGTtcctcgccttcctccaggccttcgccgccgtctccgccctCCTCTACGCCGCCTGGATCCTCTCCCGCTGGtcccgccaccaccacctccacctccaccacctcctccccgACCTCTG GTTCGCGTGCGCCGTCATGGCAGCCGGCCTCTTCTactgcgccctcctcctcgccggatACGTCGCCGCCGAGATCAACAGCGGATGCTGCCTATGCTTC TACACCGCCTTGGCGATGGCCATGATGCTCGTTGAAGCGGCTTTCGCCTCCCAGATCTTCCTCAACCAACAATGGATCCAG GATCTGCCGTATGACCGCACCGGAGAACTCAACAACCTCGTTTCCTTCGTCCAGAACAATCTCGATGTCTGCAAGTGGGCTGCTATTGCAACTCTTGCTACACAG GCACTCTCGCTTTTCTTGGCAATGGTTTTACGAGCCATGGTTTCCACCACCAATGTCGACTATGACAGTGATGAAGACTTTGTGGTCATCAGGAGGCCGCTTCTTCTTGCCCAAGGTGCTCCAGCTTATCTACCAACGACCACCGACGCTACAGGCGTCCATCCGGACCTATGGAGCTCCAGAATGAGACAAAAG TATGGACTGAACTCGAGCGACTACACCTACAACACATTAGATCAAAATGCAGTACCACCGCAGTGA